The following are from one region of the Pocillopora verrucosa isolate sample1 chromosome 3, ASM3666991v2, whole genome shotgun sequence genome:
- the LOC131768291 gene encoding uncharacterized protein gives MVIVLQIVLMLGIHKDRRYLRTPSYSTLIVSLPVQVLMTILLIASTTSLIMVGVDLFKADKAYRDKYGEGRPGDHLNNILLGSAFFCGSLTCLSFLEDIPQETRMYRLQRAKEIAEADDSQ, from the exons ATGGTGATAGTCCTCCAAATTGTGTTAATGCTTGGCATCCACAAAGACCGGCGATACTTGAGGACACCATCATATTCCACACTGATAGTGA GTTTACCTGTACAAGTCCTCATGACCATACTTCTCATCGCTAGTACTACAAGCCTGATTATGGTCGGTGTCGACTTGTTTAAAGCTGACAAAGCTTACCGTGATAAATACGGTGAAGGCAGACCTGGTGACCACTTAAACAATATACTGCTCGGTTCCGCCTTT ttttgtgGTTCGTTGACCTGTTTGAGTTTCTTGGAAGACATCCCACAAGAGACAAGAATGTACAGATTGCAAAGAGCAAAGGAAATTGCTGAGGCTGATGATTCCCAGTAG